The following proteins are co-located in the Camarhynchus parvulus chromosome 17, STF_HiC, whole genome shotgun sequence genome:
- the TOR2A gene encoding LOW QUALITY PROTEIN: prosalusin (The sequence of the model RefSeq protein was modified relative to this genomic sequence to represent the inferred CDS: inserted 1 base in 1 codon), with protein MVQVERDHRDCSLREGRGSPGHEGTERTGGDRDPAQVGGGAIPNRPRPLCAWSRLFPIAXSFWLLLRAGHAGSCSAGGAEAAAAMAPGAAPVPVPVRVLLVLLAAAARPAAAWDLWALRCGFSADCECGFGPDLRGLEFDLATNLVGQPLVRQQVMKGLREFLENPNPVKPLVMSFHGSTGTGKTYVSSMLIRYLFQRGLQSPYVHHFSPIVHFPHAEQIEQYKESLKRWIQGNLTNCGRSAFLFDEMDKMHPGLIDVIIPFLGPSWVVYGTNYRKAIFIFISNAGGEQINNVTLALWRARKDREEISLQDLEPAISKAVFENPESGFWKSGIINEHLIDFVVPFLPLKHHHVKQCVVSELIQQGLEVRPDVVQEVADSIPYFPEEEKLFSSTGCKTVASRISFFF; from the exons ATGGTTCAGGTTGAAAgagaccaca GAGATTGTTCTCTACGAGAGGGTCGTGGGTCCCCAGGGCACGAGGGGACAGAAAGGAcggggggggacagggaccctgccCAGGTGGGAGGCGGGGCGATACCGAACAGACCACGCCCTCTTTGTGCATGGTCACGCCTCTTTCCCATAG GGTCTTTCTGGCTCCTCCTTCGCGCGGGGCACGCTGGGAGTTGTAGTGCGGGCGGTGCGGAAGCCGCGGCCGCCATGGCCCCCGGAGCGgccccggtcccggtcccggtccgggtgctgctggtgctgctggcggccgccgcccgccccgccgcagccTGGGACCTGTGGGCGCTGCGCTGCGGCTTCTCGGCGGACTGCGAGTGCGGCTTCGGGCCCGACCTGCGCG GGCTGGAGTTCGACTTGGCCACGAATCTGGTGGGGCAGCCCCTGGTGAGGCAGCAGGTGATGAAGGGGCTGAGGGAGTTCCTGGAGAACCCGAACCCAGTGAAACCCCTCGTGATGTCCTTCCACGGCTCGACCGGAACAGGCAAAACCTACGTGAGCTCCATGCTCATCCGCTACCTCTTCCAGAGGGGGCTCCAGAGCCCCTATGTTCACCACTTCTCCCCCATAGTGCATTTCCCCCACGCTGAGCAGATCGAGCAGTACAAG GAAAGCCTGAAGCGCTGGATCCAAGGGAACCTGACCAACTGTGGGCGCTCAGCGTTTCTCTTTGATGAGATGGACAAGATGCACCCAGGCCTGATTGATGTGATCATCCCGTTCCTGGGGCCCTCGTGGGTTGTGTACGGGACCAACTACCGCAAAgccatcttcatcttcatcag CAATGCAGGAGGGGAGCAGATCAACAACGTGACATTGGCTCTGTGGCGTGCCCGCAAGGACCGGGAGGAGATCAGCCTGCAGGACCTGGAGCCAGCCATCTCCAAGGCCGTGTTTGAAAACCCTGAGA GTGGCTTCTGGAAATCTGGGATCATTAATGAGCATCTCATTGATTTTGTTGTGCCTTTCCTCCCACTGAAGCACCACCACGTGAAGCAGTGTGTTGTCAGTGAGCTCATCCAGCAAGGCCTCGAGGTACGCCCGGATGTCGTCCAGGAAGTGGCTGACAGCATCCCCTACTTCCcagaagaggagaaattatTCTCATCAACAGGCTGCAAAACAGTGGCCTCTCGCATCAGTTTTTTCTTCTAG